The Desulfobulbaceae bacterium sequence TATCATGAAAAAATGGCAAACTGTAGAAAATGCAATGTCTATGAACTCAACACGAAAAAACAAAAACCATCCGCCATCGCACATAAACTCCAGTCAGATGTAACCTGCTGGGAGATGAAAGACTGCCCTACGAGCAGAAGAAACAGCTGCCCGGCCTATCCTGACAGCGGAGGAGATTGCTGGATGGTTACCGGCACCCAGTGTGGAGGCAAGGAGCAGGGAACATACCAGGACAAAATGGCTGCTTGCAGGAAATGTGATGTCTATAAAGCAGCCCACCAAAAAACCCCACAGTTGAGGATAGCATAACCAGGATTATTATTTTATGCATTTTCTTCACATTTATGGTAAATGAATCCCTCTTTATAATAACAACATCAGAGGGCAAACCAATGAAGAAAATTGCTGTTTTAGCCGGTGACGGGATCGGACCTGAGGTAATGAAAGAGGCCATTAAGGTTCTTGATGCTGTCGGTCAAAAGTTTTCAATATCTCTTTCTTACGAATCAGCTGACGTAGGTGGCTGTGCCATTGATAATCACGGTGAGGCTCTCCCGGCAGCAACGCTTGCACTTTGTAAAGCCAGTGATGCCATATTGTTTGGCTCGGTCGGCGGCCCAAAATGGGAAAGCCTCCCTCCCGAAAAACAACCCGAACGAGCGGCACTTCTGCCTTTACGAAAAGAACTTGCCCTTTTCTGTAATCTCAGGCCGGCAAAGGTGTTCAAACCTCTGGTTGCCGCCTGCCCTTTACGACCAGATATTGTCGGCAGTGGTTTTGATATTCTCTGCGTACGTGAGTTAACCGGGGGGATCTATTTTGGGCAGCCCAAAGGTCGTGAAGGGAGCGGCGCCACAGAAAAAGCTTACGACACCATGGTCTATACCCGTGGCGAGATCGAGCGAATTACCAGAAAGGCCTTTGAGGCAGCCAGGCTCCGCAGAAAACTGGTGACCTCTGTCGACAAGGCCAATGTCTTAACCACCATGGTTCTCTGGCGTGAAGTAGTAACAGCAACTGCCAAAGACTACCCGGATGTCAAACTTAACCACATCTACATCGACAATGCCACCATGCAGCTCATCAAAGACCCTCATCAGTTTGACGTGATGCTGTGTGGCAATATGTTCGGTGATATCATCTCTGATGAATGCGCCATGATGACTGGTTCAATGGGGCTACTGGCCTCTGCCAGCCTTAATGAGTCCGGCTTTGGTCTCTATGAACCCGCTGGCGGCTCAGCCCCTGACATTGCTGGAAAAGGAATCGCCAACCCCATTGCCCAGATCCTCTCAGCGGCCATGATGCTCAAGTACACCTTAAACGAAAACAGTGCCGCCATCGCTATTGAGAATGCTATAGCAAAGGTTCTCGACAAGGGCATCTTCACCCCTGACATAGCAATCGATAAGTCCAAGGCTATTGGCACTGTTGCCATGGGTGATGCCATCGTTAATGAGATTTTAGGCTGACAACACAGCCCTGTTTCGCGCAAAGACGCAAAGGCGCTAAGATTATTATTTGCGGTACAATGGTAGGTTGGGTTGAGGAACGAAACCCAACAATCTGGATCCCGGCTAAAAGAATACCGGGATGACGGCCTTTAAAATCTTATTGTGGTGTTATCCGTCAAATCTGCAAGGTTGGGGTGAGCCCCACGAAACCCAACTAACCTGCCCTGGTCTCTATGTGGGCTCGTGAAAAAATAGCAGTTCTCTTAACCTTCTGTATGTTTCCGTGGCAAAAAATTACACATTCAAACATTTCAACCGCCTCCCCAAATAAAAACATCAAATATGAATCACAACCTTGACTAAAACATCATATTTGACGATATTAACAGATAGGAGGATCGGCAATGACGACATTTTCACCATCGACAACTACCACGCAACTTCTTCAAACAATTGGGGACAATCTGCGCACTGCACGGATACGACGAAGAAAATCACTTAGCGATGCTGCACAGATGGTTGGAGTTTCAAAATCTTCCATTGAACGGATGGAAAAAGGCGATCCTTCTGTAAAAATAGGCGTTTATCTTGCTGCGGCTGAGGTCTACCAGATTGAAGACACTATAAACTTTGCCGATCCCGCCAAAGATACCATCGGACAAGCTCTGGAGCGCCAGCGCCAGCCGAAAAGAATCCACCATAAAGAAAACAAAAAGCTCGATTTCTAACCCCTATGTTTGAACGCTATATTTTTATAACTCTACCACAGGAAGAAGCCCCGGCGCCTGCTGGTCTTTTTTCTCTCGATACCAGTTTGGGGGTAGGCAGTTTTTCTTATGGCCGAAAGTATCTGTTGCGTAAAAATGCCATTGCCATCGACCCGATCAATCTTCCTCTTTCAAACCACGAATTTACAACAAAAAAAAACAGTGGAGTTTTTGGGGTTTTGGGCGACATGTTCCCCGATAGCTGGGGGAAATACGTATTATCAAAAAAACTCAACATCCCCTTCGGCGCATTGCAACCGCATGATTATTTTGACTTGGTAACCACAAATTCGGTAGGGGCTTTGTCTGTTGGCGTCACCCCTGAAAAACCAACAACCAAAAAAGAAACACCAATCAGTTTTCCAGACATCAAATACGTCCTTGATGCCTATGACCGACTCACCCAGGACGACACCCTGCCACCAGAAGTTCTATTTTATCTTGAGCAGGGAACCTCTTTAGGCGGGGCCCAACCCAAATGTGCAGTGGAATATAACGGGGAAGAATACATCGCAAAATTTGAAAACAGTAAGATAAAGATCAACATGCCGCGCATCGAATATGCCACCATGCTTCTGGCTCAAAAATGCGGCATAAATACACCAACAATTCACCTTGAAGAAGTTGGCAACAAATCAATCTACCTGGTTAAACGCTTCGATCGACACCTATCAATAAGAAAACCATTTATCAGCTCCCATGCCCTCAGCAATCTCGATCTGGAGGAATTAGAAAAGGCCTCTTATATTTCAATAGCCGGACATATCAGGAAGATCTCCAACAGAGTCAACAAAGATATTCATGAGTTGTATCGCCGGATGGCTTTCAATGTATTTGTCGGCAATGCTGACGATCACCTGCGCAACCATGGTTGCCTGTACGATAACAAAACTGGCTGGTCGCTATCCCCAGCCTACGATATTTTGCCCATTCCTCGAAAACTACCCTCATTTTCATCATCATTAAATATCGGCAGCTTTGGCACATCAGCAACTATCGAAAACCTGTTATCAGAGTGCAACAAGTTCAATCTATCCATCTCCGAGGCATCATCA is a genomic window containing:
- the leuB gene encoding 3-isopropylmalate dehydrogenase; the protein is MKKIAVLAGDGIGPEVMKEAIKVLDAVGQKFSISLSYESADVGGCAIDNHGEALPAATLALCKASDAILFGSVGGPKWESLPPEKQPERAALLPLRKELALFCNLRPAKVFKPLVAACPLRPDIVGSGFDILCVRELTGGIYFGQPKGREGSGATEKAYDTMVYTRGEIERITRKAFEAARLRRKLVTSVDKANVLTTMVLWREVVTATAKDYPDVKLNHIYIDNATMQLIKDPHQFDVMLCGNMFGDIISDECAMMTGSMGLLASASLNESGFGLYEPAGGSAPDIAGKGIANPIAQILSAAMMLKYTLNENSAAIAIENAIAKVLDKGIFTPDIAIDKSKAIGTVAMGDAIVNEILG
- a CDS encoding helix-turn-helix domain-containing protein, with translation MTTFSPSTTTTQLLQTIGDNLRTARIRRRKSLSDAAQMVGVSKSSIERMEKGDPSVKIGVYLAAAEVYQIEDTINFADPAKDTIGQALERQRQPKRIHHKENKKLDF
- a CDS encoding HipA domain-containing protein, whose amino-acid sequence is MFERYIFITLPQEEAPAPAGLFSLDTSLGVGSFSYGRKYLLRKNAIAIDPINLPLSNHEFTTKKNSGVFGVLGDMFPDSWGKYVLSKKLNIPFGALQPHDYFDLVTTNSVGALSVGVTPEKPTTKKETPISFPDIKYVLDAYDRLTQDDTLPPEVLFYLEQGTSLGGAQPKCAVEYNGEEYIAKFENSKIKINMPRIEYATMLLAQKCGINTPTIHLEEVGNKSIYLVKRFDRHLSIRKPFISSHALSNLDLEELEKASYISIAGHIRKISNRVNKDIHELYRRMAFNVFVGNADDHLRNHGCLYDNKTGWSLSPAYDILPIPRKLPSFSSSLNIGSFGTSATIENLLSECNKFNLSISEASSIIEEVKTFCADWEKHYTNLGVSLHDRDQIRMCFKALVHEGLCPR